A genome region from Schistocerca nitens isolate TAMUIC-IGC-003100 chromosome 4, iqSchNite1.1, whole genome shotgun sequence includes the following:
- the LOC126251592 gene encoding mucin-5AC-like isoform X1, translating into MSVFTVVNTCVILLVCNLLLGMYASAQPIMCMYMMPDGVLVSGPCLSYGYYVFCYECENAEVTQSATTQHETTGRDTVSTATFLPKTRPPTESTSQPTPTDLTPPRTTVRSTTPETTSTSFKTTTTVENSSPTYPTATTTTISQQTTTAAPTTTSTPVSTTESRTTKSTTTTVASVPITKTEPISSTVGTSASELTTTTTARNTVVSTLAVTTTSTSGTGADNTEKPTMSPSTVGFTSTVTPIATSSSQNTIHTGSTALITTTTSQTAAGNNTTHQTTASGTTSAVTASTESGTSLPSGTTSLPANVTELETLTTASRSTFPTPPAPITSTRRPRTTKRRRRTTTTTTTTTVTTEQTSTPSIATAADTGSTSLPVTVTSQTAAGNNKTTHQTIATGATSTITASTESGISRPSATTTLPANATDLETLSTASSSFPTPSAPITSTRLPRTTKRRRRTTTTTTTTSTVSSEEPSAPTATATSLTTSPVGEVTSENTTAASIPTITTEQTATAGAPSSPATFTSTLETTTTSLPATTTPLQTSTTIATVPTTTSTTVQTTTTTTSPASTSTTTTPTTTSTTSTTLAPTTTTTTLQTTTSSASPTTTAVPTTSTERTTPNFDPDPE; encoded by the coding sequence ATGAGTGTTTTCACAGTTGTAAATACGTGTGTTATACTTCTGGTGTGTAACCTACTTCTGGGCATGTATGCGTCTGCTCAGCCGATCATGTGCATGTACATGATGCCAGACGGTGTACTTGTCTCAGGACCGTGTCTTTCCTACGGTTACTACGTCTTCTGCTACGAGTGCGAAAATGCAGAAGTGACTCAGTCAGCTACAACACAGCATGAAACAACTGGTCGTGACACAGTTTCCACCGCGACTTTTCTTCCTAAGACAAGGCCGCCGACCGAGTCTACTTCACAGCCAACTCCTACTGATTTGACACCGCCCAGAACTACAGTCAGGAGCACAACACCAGAAACAACATCTACGTcgttcaaaacaacaacaacagtggagaACTCCTCGCCAACATATCCAACAGCTACCACTACCACGATCAGTCAGCAAACGACAACTGCAGCACCTACAACTACTTCCACGCCAGTCTCCACGACAGAGTCTAGAACCACCAAGTCTACAACGACAACCGTTGCTTCAGTCCCAATAACTAAGACGGAACCGATTTCCTCTACAGTTGGAACAAGTGCTTCTGAACTGACGACAACTACAACAGCGAGGAATACGGTAGTTAGTACTCTGGCAGTAACAACTACTTCTACTTCAGGCACAGGAGCAGATAACACTGAAAAACCTACCATGTCACCCAGTACAGTGGGATTCACAAGCACTGTCACGCCAATAGCTACAAGTTCTTCACAGAACACTATTCACACTGGTTCCACTGCATTGATTACTACAACCACGTCACAAACGGCTGCGGGTAACAACACCACTCATCAAACCACTGCATCAGGCACCACATCGGCAGTTACGGCAAGTACCGAGAGTGGAACAAGCCTACCTTCAGGAACCACAAGCCTACCAGCAAATGTAACAGAACTTGAGACGCTCACCACCGCATCAAGAAGTACCTTCCCGACTCCACCTGCTCCTATAACGAGCACCAGGCGTCCtagaacaacaaaaagaagaagacggacgacgacgaccaccaccaccactacagtcACCACCGAACAGACGTCGACTCCGAGCATCGCAACAGCTGCTGACACTGGTTCCACGTCGTTGCCTGTTACAGTCACGTCGCAAACCGCTGCGGGGAACAACAAAACTACTCATCAAACGATTGCAACCGGCGCTACATCGACAATTACGGCAAGTACTGAGAGTGGAATAAGCCGACCTTCGGCAACTACAACCCTGCCAGCAAACGCAACAGATCTGGAGACGCTCTCCACCGCATCAAGTTCCTTCCCGACTCCATCTGCTCCTATAACGAGCACCAGGCTCCCTAGAACAACAAAAAGGCGGAGACGGACTACTACTACGACGACGACGACCTCTACAGTCTCCTCCGAAGAACCGTCAGCTCCGACCGCCACTGCAACGTCACTGACCACGTCACCTGTTGGAGAGGTGACATCTGAGAATACGACTGCAGCTTCGATACCAACAATCACCACCGAACAAACAGCAACTGCAGGTGCTCCTTCATCTCCAGCTACCTTCACTTCCACCCTAGAGACAACTACAACTTCATTGCCGGCGACCACCACGCCTCTGCAAACGTCCACAACTATTGCTACAGTGCCAACGACCACCTCTACCACAGTAcaaactactacaactactacttcaCCGGCGTCGACCTCGACCACCACTACCCCTACAACGACAAGCACCACGAGCACTACTTTAGCCCCTACGACCACTACTACCACTCTACAAACAACAACTTCATCAGCTTCCCCGACAACTACAGCTGTTCCAACAACTTCGACTGAGAGAACTACTCCTAATTTTGATCCGGATCCAGAATGA